The genomic stretch CGGCAACGACGAGATGCAGGTGGGTCTCACTCGATGGAAACCACAGTTCTCCCCCAACGCCGATCTGACGGTTTCTTCGGTCATCGGAGCACGAGTCAACTTGGTTTACCATCGTCTCTCGATTCTGGCGGCGCAGAGCGAGCAGCCGGTGGCTGGGGCGATGCGGGCGGTGCGCGTGCGGGGCAAGAAAAAAGAGCACGGGAATCGAGCTCGGAGGATTAGGGAAGAACGCGCGTCGTGAAAATATACGGAGCTAGGGGGTGTTTTTTCGCGTCGCTAATATTTTGGGGGAGTTTTGAGTGGAcggttggagttcgttttttctctttttttttacgtAAAGAAGATATTGGgataagattagcagtctcttaGAGTTGCTTAGAGACTATCCAATTGGTAGTTTGCGGGGTGTGCATTTGTTAACAAATTAGTGTTGCATGTGTTGGTATTCCATCGCTTCCATCATCTAGTGTGCACTTCATATGTTGCTTTTTCGTATCTGTGTCCATGTCTATAATTTGTTtacatttttttagataaaggataaAATCAGTGAATAGAAATCTGAAGAAAAGACATGACTATGCAGTGATGATGACTATATATATGTTACGTTGAACAATTTGTGAttggaacttcaaatttttcttGCTCCGTGAGCGATGGCTGTGAAAACAGAGCAATATATACATTTTGAGAGATGATACGTACCGGTTTTAGAGGATAATCTTATCAACTGTGAAACACAGCGTGCATGTGTTCTCTGGtagagattttttttcattaggGCTCATTTGACCCAGCTCTGTTTGTTACTGTATCTTGGATGATGACGCACCTGGAGCTAGCATTGTAGGCAATGATGAATTTTCTTTAAAATGGACATTAATTAATCCTTTTTCTAAACACAATACATACACAGATGCTCATATAAACATATACGCATTCCCATTCTTCGTTGCCGACAACCGTAAACGCAAGCACCCATGCtaatttagggcctgtttggtagggcttattGGACGGCTTCTCGAGCGGCTTCTGGAGAAGCCGTACCAAACGCCCTTCCAAAAAACGGCTTCTCTCATGAAGCACCCgtgaagccgttttccattttgtactggggaggagaagccgaaaaaaccAGCTCCCCGCGGCTTCCCCTCCATCCGCGCCCCCATGTTACCAAACTACCCTTCAACTTCGCCGAAATAACAGCAAATTGCCACCGCCTCCTTTTCCTCCCTCTCTCGCGAAccgttcttttccttctccttctggTAGCGGAGGGGCAGCTGCCGGTCTCGGTCtactggcggcggccggcatggaTGAGCGGGATGCAGCTCTGGTGGCGGGAAACTGGGATCCGACGGCCGAAAGGGGCAGATCCGGTGGTGGGCTCCAGGATGCGGCCAGCGGAGAGCTAGCGGCGCGCCGTATGTGTCCGACGGAGGGGCTGGCGGTGCCCCGTTCGTGTGGCCGGGAGGCCTGCCGACGGGTCCCCTGGGTGCTCTCCTGGCCGCCGCGGGAGTGCCTCTCGGCATGGTGGCGGGCGCATGGCCTGGAGGCGCAGCAACCGCGGCGGGCCAGCTGCCGGCGCAGCAACCAGGCATCCCAGCCGCGGCGGGCCTGGCTGCCGACGCGTGGCCCGGCATCCCCGGCGCATGGCCTGGCGTCCCTAGCGTGGGTCCATCAGCTTCACAGGCCTCCGGCGTCCCCAGCGCCGCCATGCCCGCAAGCACAGGCATGCCCGGAGGATGGCCAGAGTGGTGGGCTGGagtagcggcggcggctctaggGCCGGATTGGCTCCGTGCCGATCCTCAACTCGCTTCATAGGAGACAGCTTCACAGGAGGTTGGAGGCAATGACGAGCGGCTGCCGGTTCGGGTCACCTCTGGTCCGGTTCGGGGCTCCTCAACTCGCCGGCGAGGTACCCGCGCACCTaggccaccaccggcggctAGGACAGCTACTGCTCCTGCATTTGTGGATGTCGACCTCACCGATCCAAGGTAAGAACATATGATCCAATTAAAGTGATTTCCTTGTTTGAGCCATTGTGATTGCTGTTGTGATTGCTGAAGCCATTGTGATTGCTGTTGTGTTTGAGCTCAAGCCATTGTGATTGCTGTTGTCCTTTGATTTTGTAGCGTAATCCAAAACGATGAGGTTTGGAGTTGGGGACAAAAGATGGACCTAGTTTACAAGATCTGGCATGCATTTCTGGTTTTCTCTGATAGGTTCCTTATGCTTTGTTTGCTTTGATAGTGGTATGCTTTGAGTGGACAGTATAGTACCCTATAGAAAGAAGAACATTTGCAATAGTGGTATGCTTTGAGATTTTGTAGAGTAAATGAGCACGACTTTAAGGATCTGCTTGGGAAGGCAATAGGGATATACCAAGTGGTGAAAGCTTGACTTGTCTTGAATTGTGGAGATTGTGGAGATGAATGAGAGGACAACTGCATCTTGTGAATCTATTGCAAGGAGGGAGGATACATCTAGTTGTTCCATCCAGGATGTCATGGCTTTGGTCAAGAATTGTGGGGCTCTTCCCTCGACGAATGGACATTTTGTTGCATCTCTAGTTTTTACCAAGAGGGCTGAACGAGAGATGTTTATGACTTTGGATACACCTGAGGAGAGGTTTGATTGGCTAAAGAGGAAGTATGAATGGATGACTAGAAATGATGTGCCTAAGTAGTTTGTGCAGCATGCTTGTATCCTTTGGATTCTATTTCTATTTCTATGCTACTCTGAAATATGTATGCTTATGTATGCTACTTTGAATCTATATTCTATATATGCCTAAGTAGTTTGAGTGTTGTTACTTTGAATCTTATGTATGCTACTTTGAATCTATATTCTACTTTGCAATTCATGAGTGTTATTTATATCATGAATAGATCtgaatcttctgatgatgaGATGTCTGATCATGATGAATGGGTTAAAAACACTCTAGGATTGTTGCGGTCTGCTCAAAATTGTCAATTTGCCACTGCTCTTATTTCTTGCAAGTACTTCATGACTTACCATGACAAGAATGATGTTAGAATTCTGGCACAAAGTGGATTCGGTTGGACAATGGAGAAGCTGAACACTCCAGGTGAAAGTCATAAGCAATtccgaatgaatgcatctctattttacaagttgcatgatctgttagtGGGTAACTATGGACTAAAATCATCTCTTCATATGAGTTCTATGGAATCATTGGCTATTTTTCTACTTGTGTGTGGGCATGGTACTTCTACCAGTGGTGTACATGGTATATTCAAGCACTCTGCAGAAacaattagtagaaaatttgagGAGGTATTGATATGTATGGTGGCTATGAGTGCAGACTACATAAAGCCAATTGACCCTAATTTCTCTACTACACATCCTAGGATTAGTAATGATCGTAGGATGATGCCACACTTTAAAGATTGCATTGGAGCTTTGGATGGCACTCACATTTCAGCGACACCACGTCCTGAGGACCAGATTAGGTACATTGGTCGGAGTGGCAAAGCGACACAAAATGTTCTTGGTATTGTtgatttcgacatgaggttcactTATGCATCTATTGGTCAGCCCGGGTCTATGCATGATACTAATGTTCTCTTCCATGCACTTCGACATGATCACTCTACCTTTCCACACCCCCCTCTAGGTATGTCGGATCACCTACCTTATCTTTTCTCATGTCTATACATGAATGCACGTGGCTCacaaccttcatttttttacatgtgTATTTAGGAAAGTATTATATGGTTGATGCCGGGTACCCAAATAGACCTGGATACTTGgcaccatacaagggtgaaaggtatcatgTGCCAGATTGGAGGAGAGGTTCTGCTCCAAATGGTGAGCAAGAACATTTTAACCATTTGCATTCAAGTATTCGCAATGTGGTAGAGCGCTCTTTTGGTGTGTGGAAAATGAAGTGGAGAATCCTTCTCAATATGCCGAGTTACCCAATGGAGAAGCAAATGATGATAGTTGCCGCAACCATGTGTCTCCATAACTTCATTCGTGAAAACCACACACAAGATAAGGATTTCCGCAAATGCGATCGGAATCCCGATTATATGCCCACTATACCTTCAAGATATAGGAAGCATTATGTCTCTCAAGATGCTGGAGATACATCCAACATGGAAACAGATGATCGGACCATGGATAAATTccgagatgatcttgctagagcaatCTTCCTTTCTAGATCATCTTGAGTATGTCAGTTAGCTTATATGGTTGCATGCTATGTAAGGATTATAGCTATTATTAGCTTTTAGCTTATATGGTTGAATGGAAGGGCGTGGATCAGattaaggaaaagaaaaattaaaaaatcttGTTTCAAATATTCAGATTTCAAATTATTCTGCTGCCCTGTCTGTTTCAAACTACAATGACACAAATCTTGTTCCAGATTTTGATTTCTGAAAGTCCTCTTTTGCTTTCAATTTATGTTTCTGTGATTCAAATATTCAATTCCTTTTTGAGGAATTAATCAGCTTAGCATTCGCTAGTACTAATCTATTTATGAACTGTGAGTACATCCATTTtcatctattaaaaaaattcatataGTTAAGGGCATCTATGACATTTGATTTATCAAAGCCATTCCTAAAAAcacaggagaagccgttttgccaaacacttttcaAAATGGCTTCAGCTTCGCCAGAGAAGCTGTTTCACCAGAGCAGCCACAGCCGCAGCAGCCACATCCATAGCCCTACCAAACCACAGCCGCAGCAGCCACAGCCAtagccctaccaaacaggcccttagacaGTCAAACTTAAGAAATAGGGTTCCACAAGGAACCTAACTAGGCAAGATACACTCAGTTATAAAATGGACACTAAGTTAGTTGATACAATGAGACATGCCATATTACTTGCAGTGGAAGTTTTGTTATTGTAGTTCTTTAGTTGAAGTTTAGTTGGATGGGCCTATCTTAGGTTGGTAGAGAGTGATGCCAATTGTTGCCAGCGTTAATGCAACATTGGGTGTACATGGGACAAACGGTTGAGGATAGTAGTATATAAGCAGCTTCTGTTGCATATAATTTTTTGTATGAACTGAtgggccatatatatagaggctGCAGTTGCGATACATATCATGTTCCAAATTAGAGATGCTACCTACCCGTGCTTATTACAACATTGCGTACACGATGAGATCATGTTAAATAAAGAAACGTGTAGGTACTCTCACTAGACAAAATAAAAGAAGCAACCCCAAGGAAAAAGGGGGCCAGTTTGAGAGCTTGTGTGAGTGGGATTGGGGGGCATCACGAATTTGGGCTGAACGCAGAGGAAACGGCACCCTGGCTGGCATGTCGGCGCCATGGTATCTGGGTTCCAGCTCCGGGTCATGGACGTCCGAACTCGTGGATGTCGCGCCGAGCTGTGTGTTTAGGTGTAATTGATTGAGTTTAATGGTTTTAATGGATTGGATTTCTTTTGAAAGTTGTTTATATTGGTTATTAATAAGCTGATTCATCAAGTGGTTTGGTTTGTTTGGGATCCCTTCTAAGAGGAAATAGTTTGGAAGTGATTTAGAGTAGGTTGCATTGGTTTGATTCACTTAAATTCGAATCTGATTCTTGATGTGCGCCTAAATATAAGTTCAACTATACATGAAGtagctaattattaaactaaatcATCTCCtacaaatttcaatcaattttattaaaattttaaaGCGTGAAAGGGAGGTTATAGTTCGAGGGTCCGACTCTTAACGTGGGGTCCATATTATGTCCAGCTAtactattttgcacaaagtagcatACACTTAAActgagtcatctccaacaaatttcgatcaatttcgctaaaatttAAAGTGTGAACGTGAGGTTTTAATTCTAGGGTCCGGCTCTTAACGCGGGACCCACATATATGTATAGTCATACTATTTTACACAAAGTAGTAGGCAGTCAAAttgagtcatctccaacaaattttgatgaatttcgttaaaattttaaggtgtgaacgcgaggttttaatTCTAGGTTCCAGCTCTTAATGCGGAGCCCAAATGCAtgtttagccatactatttAGCATAAAGTAGCAGACAATCAAACTctgtcatctccaacaaatttcaatcaattttgctaaattttaaggtgtgaacacgacGTTTTAGTTTTAGAGTCCGGCTCTTGACGTAGAACCCACATGTCGGACTcacatttatttcaaatatatacGAGATTTTTATATGAGCCAATAGATTTATATAAcaaattatgattttttttatagcaaatctatAGATTTTATCAACTAGTAAGGTGGATTGGCTTAGGTTTAGATAATATAAATATGAGGTGTCCAAATTAGCAGGCCTAGCTGTGTTGTGCAACAACGAGCTCCAGCTGCCAGATTTTCTGCTGGCCGTCACCGACCTGAACGCCCGTGATCAAGGTCGTCGACGCCCGCCCCTGGCCTTCGCGTTGCCTCGTGGCATCCCCGCTCCTTGAGCCCCAAGACAACGTTGATCGTGCTAACGCTTTGGCAGCACGACTCGACCCTGTCGCATGGATGCCGATATCGACGGCAGCGAGctacccgccgctccgccagtCCGTCGCTTTGCTTCAGCTCGATCGAGGCACGCATACCGCAGGAGAGAGACATGAGCGAGCGTGCATGATGTGCTCGTCCTTCTCGTTACTATAGGGTACTTAGTTTAATTTGTGCTGCATATGTTTATGAGATTTCCTTATATTTTAAATGgtaggttattttagttttttcggatttataatttttttatatatttaggTGCGTACCAAAAACTATATATTGAAAAATTTAAAACTACCTATATTGGGACGAAGGGATCAGTATTCTACATGACCTACGACGGAGGGAGTACCGTAGAATACTTCGTTCACGCACAGTGCTGGAAGAGGCGTACGTTGTTTACACGGATCAGGTTGACGGGGAGAGCTTCCCGACGTGTCTCGGTTTCTCTAACTCACGGTTCACGCTGATGCGGCGTTGTCCGCGTAGGTTGAAGTTGACGAGTAGTACATTTATTTGTTTCGATTCTGGGCAGCCTTTTGCcacaggaaaaaaagaaaaacaggccAGTCCCACTTCTAGGCAACTTGTTGTCAATATGAGTATTGCGTGATGTATACATGGCCACAATGTGGGAGGACAACATGAAAGTTACTGCAATTCACAGCTCTGATTTTGAGTGACGGTCAGAATCTCTGCAATTGAACGTGGTAGACGCCAATGATGAGCAAGGTTGGTGCAGCGGATCTCGAAGTGTGCCCACCATCTGCTGATAGCTAGTTAGAGAGGCAGCTGCATTACTCTTTTAGTCGTAGCTGACGAGTTCTGATCACTACCGTTGCATGCATTGGGTTAGTTGCGACTTGCGGTGATTATTGAAGTAGTAAATTTGATTGCCAAATTGCAGTGTTATCGCACCACAACGTTCGATCGGTGTACCACGTGACAGGTAGCAGGGGCGACAGCGTCGCGTGCAAGTAAACATGTAACTTTGCAGCTTGTGATTCTTCAAGCACCTGAAACACGAGAGCCGAGCAATGCAACCTTACATGCTCTCTTTGTGATCAAGAACCTAAAACAGCAACACATCTCTACCTGCAATACTTTTTTGCAAAGGTAAGTCTGGATGTTGGTGAGCAACTGGACCGGAGGAATGATCAAGGTGCCGAATATTGAGGATGTGTGTGTTTAAGAATGGTGGTGGAAATCGCTGGCAACTTTCACGACGAAGCAACAAAGGTCTATCGCTGCATTGCTCATGTTTACAGCATGGAATATCTGGAAGGAACGGAATCGGCGtgtttttgaagaaaaaaacttGAGGCCACAGCAGGTCTTCCAGTTGATCCAAGAAGAAGTCCAGTGGCAGCGATAGGCATGTGGTAAACCAAAATTGGGTTAGAGTGCTTTGTATCTTTATGTTATTGCTAAGCGAGTTAGTCAATTTATGTAATATCGGACTCTATGTAACGCAGAcattctctcttctttttaaaTGAATCAGCAGTGCTCCtgctttattaaaaaaaacttcaaGCACGAGGGGGTCCATATATATATGGCAACCTGCACTGCATGCTTAATTCACATGGTTATCCGGATCGAAGAAAGTGTCACGCTGGCGTATGCATCCCCTTTAAGTAGGTACTACTACATCATACTATCATCATTGTTCACGATCAGCGGATCAAGGGACATGTACGGAGTAGGGAGTAGCTATGGAGTAGGGAGTAGCAGTAGCTAGGAAGCAAAGAATGTATCTCTTGCTGCACGCCCATCATGTCCACAACTCTCGAGCTTGGGATTAGGAGGTCTCGGGAACCAAACACGATAGGAAGCCAAACAAAATTGTTTTGCCGGCGCCGTCCAACTAAAGCAACCTCCCACCTATTGCCGAGCCGAGCGCCCTCCAACCTCCAACTCCTTCTAGGTCCGGATCGGAGTGCGCTCGCGGCATGTCTCCTTTTCTTAGGGATGATAAGTTGGTAGGTAGCTTGCGCGGTTGAAGGGCCATCGGGCACGGAGCAGTTGTGTAGATGTGTTCCGTGGCATGACATGGCatgcttttctttttgaaatgtAAGGGGCAAAAGCACTGCCATATCATATAAGAAGGGGAGAAATGTTCATTTTACAATACTTATATTACATGACAAGATATAAAAATCAAAGCTCACTACACATCAAAGCATATATGTCTTGCTACTCAATTCTTAGAGCACCGCATGCCTCTTGCCTTAACCTGATTTCCTCTTTGATGAGGAAGAACACCTGCAGCGATGAGCATTGAGATCCTTCAAAAATCCTCTGGTTGCGCTCTTTTCATAGATTCCAAGCCGTATAGATAATAACAGCCGCTGTAGGTGAAACCAAGACAAGCACATGTGCGAAGGGAGCGAGGCTGGCATGACAATAGAAGATGCATCGCATGTGGATCCTTTGAATCGGATTGTTTCATAAGGTGTCCGGACTGAAAGGAACGGCAGCATTGTGTAGCAAGAAAGTGATCAGTCTTACATTAGTAATGCGAAGAATTTACGCAAATCGTTCAGAAGGTTGATATGTATACGTTACATAAACATGGGCGGAATATATACTTCGGCACATTTTTGTTAGAGCAACTTTTTCCGGACCCGTTAACGCAATTAACTAGGAGAAATACACAAGCTTATATCTGGTTATTAAGCAAGTGCCCACCTGTTTTTCCTAACCATTTAAATTTAAGTGTAACATTTCTCCCGTGTTAAAAGCTcatgtcttttttttaaaaaaaaatggacacGTGACGGACATGATTTGAGTAGCCTGGCAAAGTGGAAAGTCCGCTGCCCGATGGGCCCGACTTGTAGCGAAGCCCAACCGCGGCAGAATCCCCCAGCGGACAGAGACAACAGCCAAGCCCAATAGAGACCCGCACAATCACGAGTCGAGTCCCCCACTCTGATCTGATGACGGGACGCGAAGCGGGATCAGGCGAGGAGATCCCGATCGGCGCCGGCAACCTTTTCGAATCCTCCTCACCCATTGGAGGATCCACCTCCGCTGGGGCCCACCAGGCAGAGACCCACTCGCCCCCGCACCAAAACCCTAAACACGCACGCGCTCGCACGGCGGCACCCCACACCCATCCCCACCCGCTGCCAAGCACAAAAACCCTAACCCCCTCTCGCCCCGGCTATTAAAGCCTCGGTTAACATACCTCTGCGGCTAGACGGCCGCATCCGCATCTCCACGCCTCCTCGCTGCTCGCGCACAGGGCAAACGAagcgatggcgacggcgacggtggtTGGTGGACCTGGCAGGATGGAGGctgcggcgtcgtcgtcgtcggcggccgAGCTCACCGCCGCTGTTGCCGCCCAGAGGTTGCTAGGCCTGCTCGCTCTTGCGGTGAGTAATTTTTCCCCCATTTTCTTCCAGTGCGACCTGTGTTATCGCTGTCCAATTGCTGGATTTGGTAGAGACGGCTAGTGATAGCGATAATTGTGTGAATTTGCTGCCTTTGCGGGCTTTTACCCCCATTACCATGTGACTCGGCTGCTGCGAATAGAGCTAATTCTTCATACATGGCGTACTTTGCGTTTGACTGAAGAATTTTGAAGTATTCGAGTCTGCAGATCTAGTGATATGTTCCAGTGCTGTTTAGGGAGATATTTGATTTTGCTGTGTGGGAATTTAGGCCCTCTTTTTGCCTGGGGAAGTATAGTTCTTGTGAATAGATCTAAGCAGATCTGGGTAATTGAATTAGGAAATTTTAGATTCAATGAACCAGATCAGTGAACAACTCAATGCTGTAGGAAGCTACTGTAAGCGGCATTTGTCCTGTCTTTTACCAATTGATGTCCTGTCTTTTACCAATTGACCAATTGATTTTGTCAGGATTGGCACAAATTGAAAACAAGATGTATATCTAGAACTGATCGGATTACAGGCATTAGTTATGTTTAGAGGAGTGTCTTCTCAAGCTCAACAAGTTAGGCATTGCTAAAATGAATGTATTGAAGAATTCTAGCTCTGGTTGGCGAAGTATTTATTTTGCTGCTTAGTGCCCTAGCCCGTCTAATGGGTGATCAGGTGTTATGTGCCACCTTGGTCAAAAGTCAACCCAATTAGTTGTCATACTACTCTCCGATTACAAAACCTAGTGGGTTTTTTGTTGATCAAAATCATGATGATCCCCACCTAATGTGAAAATAAGCTATGTATAGATTATATATAGGATTGCTTTATCTTTTTCTTATAGTATCTTCCCACTTGTTTTACGGCTCTTGTGTGAAAGATGCTTTgcttatttaatttttttcctgtTATCCTGTGCTGATGCAACTGCATTGTTTCTTAGATTCAAGCTGTAAACAGTGGATCAGAAATATTGAATGAAGACCAGAGGGCAATTTACAAGTAGGTTTCTTAACTCTTTGTCTAAGTGTTTGTTTAGTGGCTTAGTTTAGAAAAAATGTTTTGTGCCCTGACTAGTTTGTTCATGTATTTTTTGAAGGCTACTTGGCAGAATCAAATCAGACAGTGTTCCTGAGAATAAGGATGCTGGAGGGTCggatgacgatgacgacgatgatgatgaagatgaggatgatgatgggggtgaagatgatgatgatgctgaggAGTACTCTGGGGATGATGGgggtgaagatgatgatgatgacgatgatgatccTGAGGCTAATGGTGAAGGAGGGagtgatgacgacgacgacgatgatgaagatggtgatgaCGATGGtgaggatgacgatgatgatgacgatgatgatgatgatgaagatgaagacgaagatgaggacCAGCCACCTTCTAAGAAGAAGAAGTGATCTGGCAATTTTCACCCTGCATCCACCCCCTTGCTGTTTCATGCTGCTAGTTGTGTTGTTTAGATGGTGAAACAGGTTTGGGACCAATGTAGCTTGTGGCTTGTCAGTGTCTCAATAGTGTAGGAAAATTTGACATCTGATGTTAAATTGTTACCTTGTGTTTTCCCCGTTGTGCATGTAGTCTTAATTGTGTGTTCAAGTGGGGTCATTTACTATTATTGGAGCTGTGATTCTGTGTCATGCCATTCAATCTCATTCTGGTACTGAGGCAGTGAGGCCTGAATTGTATTCACTGACAATAGACGCTGGGAGCATCTTTAAATGTGCTTATTACATTTATAGTTGCTGGAAGCATCATGCGGCTTCATGCCTCCTATTGTTGGGACTCATTTATCCAATTGTGGTTATGATATTGGCAACGTGACCTATACTCTTGGAACTGTCTGGTATGACTGGGCATTGATGATTGGACTTTTTTTATTGACAACATTGGTGATTGGACTAGGACTAGACAAGCACTTTACCGGTGTGCGACTGAAAAGGCATATTACTATGTTGAACAAAGTGGCAAGTTACcgacttcgggggtgtttggccaggaggggctaaattttagcccctgtcacatcggatgtttggacactaattaggagtattaaacatagtctaattacaaaactaattgcacaacccctaggctaaatcgccaCT from Setaria italica strain Yugu1 chromosome II, Setaria_italica_v2.0, whole genome shotgun sequence encodes the following:
- the LOC101759945 gene encoding phosphopantothenoylcysteine decarboxylase subunit VHS3-like; protein product: MATATVVGGPGRMEAAASSSSAAELTAAVAAQRLLGLLALAIQAVNSGSEILNEDQRAIYKLLGRIKSDSVPENKDAGGSDDDDDDDDEDEDDDGGEDDDDAEEYSGDDGGEDDDDDDDDPEANGEGGSDDDDDDDEDGDDDGEDDDDDDDDDDDEDEDEDEDQPPSKKKK